The sequence below is a genomic window from Streptomyces sp. V1I1.
ATTGACACAGGCATCGAGACTCCACGGGCCTTGGGGAGAGATCTCCGCTCGCTCAGCTCGCCTTGCCCAGCCGAGCAACCGCCAGCACCAGTGCCGCCAAGTCACCGGCCGCTGCCGCCGACAGCACCAGGCGCACCCTCCCGGCGCCCTCCGCATTCGTCCTTGCCTGCCATTCGAGTCCTGCCGTGTCGAACCCTGCGCTCTCCAACGCCTCCGCCAACACCCCGCCGGCATCCGCCGCATCACGCCAGCCCGCCACGTAGTCGACCCCACGCACCCACTGAGCTTGTTCCGCTTTGACGGACACCGTCGGTGTGGTGGTCAGGCCGCGAGTGCGGTCTCGTAGTCGGCGGGACTCCGGTAGCCGAGGCTGCTGTGCAATCGGTGCAAGTTGTACCAGCCTTCGATGAAGTCGAAGATCGCGGTGCGGGCGGCGGCCCGGCTGGGCCAGGCGGTGGTGCCGAGCAACTCGCGCTTGATGGTGGCGAAGAACGACTCGGCGAGCGCGTTGTCCCAGCATTGGCCGGTGCGGCCGACCGAGAGCCGGATGCCGAACTCACTGCTGAGGGCGGCGAATTCGGTGCTGGTGTATTGGCAGCCGCGGTCCGAGTGAAAGATCACCGACCGGCTTGGGCGACGCTGTCGACAGGCAGATCGCAGGGCATCAGCAACCAGCTCGGTCCGCAGGTGATCAGCGGTTGCCCAGCCGACCACCCGGCGCGATGCGATGTCGATGACAGTCGCCAGATAGAGCCAGCCTTCCTCGGTCGGAACGTAGGTGATGTCACCGCACCAGCGGGTGTCGATCGCCATGGGATCAGGAGCGAAATCACGCAGGACCAGGTCGGGGCGGGTGGCGGCTCGCGGGTCTGGGATCGTGGTCAGTTGTCGGCGTCTGCGATGACGGCCCTGCAGCCCGGCATTGCGCATCAGTCTGGCGATCCGGCGCCGGCCGCAATCCTGGCCTGCCTGTTGCAGGGCAGCGTGGATGCGCGGAGAGCCGTAGGTGCCCCGCGACCACTCGTGGACTTCGGTGATCCTCCCGGTCAGCTCGGCATCGCGGACCGCCCGCGGTCCGGGCTTGCCGCCGCGGCGGGCATAGAAGGCGGTGCGGGAGACCTTGAGCAGTTCACATGCGCGCTTGACGTTGTGACCGTCCTGCTTCTCCGCCTCGATGAACGGGTGCACGCTCACCGGGTCTCCTTCGCGAAGAAAGCCGTTGCACGCTTGAGGATGTCGACGTCCTCGCGCAGGCGACGGTTCTCCCGCCGCAACGCGGCCAACTCCTCACGCTCGCTGCTGGTCAGGCCGTCCTTCTCGCCCGCGTCGACCTCAGCCTGGCTGGCCCACAGCCGCACCGCGGTCTCCGTCAGGTCGAAGTCCTTGGCGATCTGACCGACCGAACGGTCACCACGCCGGCACAGTTCAACGATCTCGGCCTTGAACTCCGGCGTGAACGAACGGCGAGGCCGAGGCTTCTTCTTCCCCATGCTCTCCATGATGGACATCCTTCCG
It includes:
- a CDS encoding IS3 family transposase, encoding MSVHPFIEAEKQDGHNVKRACELLKVSRTAFYARRGGKPGPRAVRDAELTGRITEVHEWSRGTYGSPRIHAALQQAGQDCGRRRIARLMRNAGLQGRHRRRRQLTTIPDPRAATRPDLVLRDFAPDPMAIDTRWCGDITYVPTEEGWLYLATVIDIASRRVVGWATADHLRTELVADALRSACRQRRPSRSVIFHSDRGCQYTSTEFAALSSEFGIRLSVGRTGQCWDNALAESFFATIKRELLGTTAWPSRAAARTAIFDFIEGWYNLHRLHSSLGYRSPADYETALAA
- a CDS encoding transposase, which codes for MESMGKKKPRPRRSFTPEFKAEIVELCRRGDRSVGQIAKDFDLTETAVRLWASQAEVDAGEKDGLTSSEREELAALRRENRRLREDVDILKRATAFFAKETR